Within Cucumis melo cultivar AY chromosome 4, USDA_Cmelo_AY_1.0, whole genome shotgun sequence, the genomic segment TGCAACAACATTTTGCATGCCTACGAACATAATTTACAAAACCCTCAATTAAACTCACATTTTATCAAAACTCGCGACTGTAGGtactaaaaatttaattttcttccTAATCCTTTCAATgaaaacttaaaaaagaaaaactacaaAATAAGAGATGTGTCTGTATTTTCATCGaaatatttctcaaatttaCTAATATTATTTCCTATATATTGGATTAATTGGGAATTTGAACTACCATACAATTATTACTAAAAGCTAATAAGtatacaaattaaaatttcaattaaaaaaaaatagagtggTTGAATCGTTTGAGAAATACATCACTTCTACATAAATTACCTTAGCTAATTAAGGTATCTATCAACCATCAATCAGAAATGTCCGAAATATTTATGGCAAATGAACCAAAAAACAATCAAATCATAAACACAAAGAAGAAAGTGCTTCTTCCCATGAGACTTTTTGTTATTCTATGTTTTGAAATATCCTCTTGAAGAATCTCTTTAATCATTGGCTCAGTGAGTTCATCTCTGATCCCTTGCCTTCTGTTTTCTTCATTATCCTCAATCTCTTGCATGATTCAATGAACATCCTACAAAtcaattaaattgtaaatattatAACCCAAAGTTTATATgtaatatttcaaatataaatctGTAAGACCATAGCCTTTTAATTCATTTAGGCTTCCGTTTCATAATTCactattgtttttggtttttggaaATTAAACTTATAAACTACTTAAACCTATTGATTTCATTGATTTATTATCTTTTGTTTATCAAGGTTTTTAGAAATcagtttttgaaattttgcttGGAATCTGAGTGTTCAAAGAAGTTGCAAGAGAAAATAAATACAATTGAAAACGCATACATTTCATGAGTTTAAATCCTGAAACCATTGAAATGAAAAGAGAATTATTATTAGGGTTTTGATCAAAAGAGAGACTTACTTCCAAGGCACATCCCCAACCAACATCCAATCTCCATCTCTATCTTCATAAGTGACAGTATATTCATAGCAACCAATTGGACTCCCAAACAGCTTCTCCATTGCTCCGACAAGATCTCCATATCCTTTCACCATTCCCAAATCAACTTTCCTTAAAAAAGGTGTTCCTTCAAAGCTCACTTTCACATACATCTGTTTCTTCATCCCCATATTCATTATTCCTTCACTCTCACACTCTCCCTTCCCCTTAAAGCTACTCCTCTGTCGGTACGAGCACACAGGTGGCCACCCCACCACCTGCTTTCTCCGTCCCTCGTCCTCACCCTTGGCCCGACTCTTATCTTCTACTTCCACCTCGGAGAAAACCCTTTTCTTCTCATTGTTCTTACTCGTTGAAATTAAACTGCCACAGTCTCCCGGAAGTCCTAGCCGAAGCTCGGTGATCTCAAGGTCTAATCCCTTAGCTGCCATCTGGGTCATCCTTGAATTTGGATTTGGTGTAGTAAATATTATGAAGTGTGATGATGTTTTAGTATGAAAATGAAGAAGGGATGTTGTTTATTTATACATATGGAGGAGAATGGGGAATTTGTGGAGAGGAGAAAGAGAGGGGAAACAATA encodes:
- the LOC103489924 gene encoding auxin-induced protein AUX22-like, with amino-acid sequence MTQMAAKGLDLEITELRLGLPGDCGSLISTSKNNEKKRVFSEVEVEDKSRAKGEDEGRRKQVVGWPPVCSYRQRSSFKGKGECESEGIMNMGMKKQMYVKVSFEGTPFLRKVDLGMVKGYGDLVGAMEKLFGSPIGCYEYTVTYEDRDGDWMLVGDVPWKMFIESCKRLRIMKKTEGKGSEMNSLSQ